The genome window CACCCTCACTTGAATTGGGCCATTTTTATCGGCTGGAACAAATTCAACATGCACATATGTCAGAATTCAAGATTGGAGTCCGCTACTACACTCATGGATGTGCCCTTTGCGCCCCTCAATGACACCCACAACACGgtgttttgcccccccccccccatttgctGATTTGGCACTGGACATTAGCCCAGTCATAAAACAACTACCTTCCCACACTTTCTTTAAATGTTGGGAGTCTCGGATACAACATTTGTCAATAAACGTTAAATTGCTGAAGGTTCAGTTAGTTTCCAGTCATTTAGTTGATGATATGGTCCACTTGCAATTTGCAAATCCATTAAAATGACTAGTATGGAGCTATGGAGTCAAAGTAGGCGGCTTAGGTTGAATGCGTGCCATCCACTCCTTTAACTTTTGGAAGTATACATGCATCTACATATCATGGTTTGgggattatttttatatattttgtttaaacTGAAAACGTATTGATCAAGTAAATAGTGCGTTcggaaaaaaaacatataatatgAACATGAAACATCATTTTACCAACTATATATAAATACACCTACTGATGATCCTTTAAGTTATTACCCAAACTCAACTTCTCATCAAATCATCAATCGCTTCCTCTCCCAAAGACCTTCACTTTGTCTTGTTTCCTCTAATGCAACAAGGCCACATGATACCAATGGTCGACATTGCACGAATACTAGCCCACCGTAACGGCACAGTTACAATCATCACAACTCCAGTTAACGCCACCCGTTTCAAGCCAGCCATCGATCGGGCAATCCAAGCCAAGCTCAAGATCCATGTTATCGAACTTCAACTTGCCTTAGCCGAAGTTGGTTTGCCTGAAGGATGTGAAAATTTCGACATGATTCCATCGGTTGATCTCTTTGTTAACATGTATGCCTCCATGGACAAGTTGGAAAAGCCATCAGAAGAAGTTCTGAGGCGGCTAACGCCGGTTCCTAGTTGCTGTTGGAAATCTGAAACATCACCATTGACATTTGCAGCGGAAGAATGATACATACTTGCAGGCATGGTGATGTTCACTAGTGATTCAAGGAACCGTATGCAAAGATATGTTTACAGAGAAATCAAAACGAATGAATGGACAAGTTCTATAAACGAAAATGTCTTGATAACCGGATAATATGGTTCCCGGTAATATTTAAACATACATAATTGGCGGTTAattttggcgggtaactgccaTTGCAGTTTAACTTGATTACCTGACCCGCTTATCATCCTAAAACCGCTTATCATCTAATCTAATAGGTAATCATCCTAATTATAAGttaaacatacatacataaccgAATAATAACGAAATAAACATAACTAAAGTTTAATATCTAATGCAGCAAATATAATTCTAACACAACCCCCTTAAACTTTGGTTATGTTTGAACCTTGCTGCATCACGCTCTTGTTGGCATCATCCATTACTTTCTTTATGTGACTGAAATTGAATTTCCTCCTCCTCTTGTGCATGTTCCAATTGTCTGTCCATCCATTCTCACTAAACAATGCATAATGCATTGAACTAGTGCTGGCTTGATCATTTCTCGCGTTATCTTCCCGGACATCTCCTGCACTTCCGATCCTTCTGAAACAGCTTTGAGAAGATCCGACGTCATTCTGATCACTTCTTGCAGTACTTTCTTGAACGTTATCTGCACTTCCAGTCCTCCGATGGCAGCCTTGCATTGAACCAACATTCTCATTAATCATTTCCTTCTCTTGCACCCCGTCTTGAACTGTTTTGAATTTATAATAATATTCTAAAACATCAAGATACATTGTATATATTAGTCTCATATAATCTCCATCTTCATATCCGAATCCTAGATCCTTTGCTATGATCGGCCATGTGTTCTCGGTTGTAACTTCACGGTATCCTCCTTCACTTGCTACCAGAATGTATAGACTTAACAAGTCTATTTTCTTTTGATCGGTAGAATAGGGTGGAACCGGTCTTGATGTGATTCCCATATAACCATTCAGAAACCACTGAACCATTTCTTCAAATTTGTTTTGAAGTTCAACTTTGTATTTGAAAACATACTCTCGGTCGTCGAGCATGTCAATCAAAGCCTTACAATCAGCATATTCTCGGAATTTTAATGATTTTAAAATCAATCTATTCCAGTCGTTATCATCTTCATTCGAAACATTTAAGGTTTCGAAATAAGAGTTCAGGTATGCCTCTTTAAATTCATCATCCACACCTTTCAGATCTTGTAATCTCCGTTTTTCATGTAAGCCCAATTCCTCTTCTTTTGTTAACCCATTTGTTTCATTTCTTGAATTTACAGTTGGTGTTGAAAACATTGGATATATCTTGCATTTATCACCGGATTTCCTGACCGTATAGCCTTGTAACGTTAATTGATCAAGACTAAGGACATTCCGATCAATCTCCGGTGAATAAAAAACGCTTTGGATATTTAGAGTTTCATTTCCAGTTTTCATTTCTACCGACCCTACCCCTCTTATGAACAGAAAATTGTTCATACCAGATCTTGTTTCTACTCCCATCATATGTTTTACCCTTTTGAAAACATTAATATTGCCTGAAAAATGATGATTAAACGATGGATTAACGTACCATATTTCTGCCCATTGTCCACCGTCGGTACCAGTGACAATCATTTCATTCTGGCAGTGTACATCTTCTTCTTTTCGTTTAATTCCGGCGTTGATAGCCTGCCTTAACAGTTGTGTTACTTCATCATTTTCTTTGGCCTTACAATTGTAGATTTGATGACCCGGTAAGTGACAATAATAGCATAGCCTTATGCGAGCGTTTCTCCTGTTCCTTTCGTCTTGTTCATCGGTGCAATGTTGACAAGGGAGAGTGGTAGAATTTGGTCCGACTTCAGATTGATTCCttgaagtggctctgataccactatgttggaaaTCCGAAACATCACCATTGACATTTGCAGCGGAAGAATGATACATACTTGCAGGCATGGTGATGTTCACTAGTGATTCAAGGAACCGTATGCAAAGATATGTTTGCAGAGAAATCAAAACGAATGAATGGACAAGTTCTATAAACGAAAATGTCTTGATAACCGGATAATATGGTTCCCGGTAATATTTAAACATACATAATTGGCGGTTAattttggcgggtaactgccaTTGCAGTTTAACTTGATTACCTGACCCGCTTATCATCCTAAAACCGCTTATCATCTAATCTAATAGGTAATCATCCTAATTATAAGttaaacatacatacataaccgAATAATAACGAAATAAACATAACTAAAGTTTAATATCTAATGCAGCAAATATAATTCTAACAGTTGCATCATCTCGGACAACCAATTTCCCTGGACGACTGATATAGCTCATCGGTTCGGTATTCCTAGACTTGTGTTTCATGGACCGGGATGCTTTACGTACTTGTGTTTACACATTGTGATGAATACTAATGTACTAAATGAAATCAGCTCTGATTCGGATTACTTTGTGTTGCCCGGGATACCTGACCGGATTGAGCTCACGAAGGCACAAGCAGGCGGTTGGGGGAAAATTAGGGAGATAGAAGGGATGGAGGACTTCTTTGAACGAATGAGTATGGCCGAGGAAGGTGCGGATGGGGTCGTGGTTAATAGTTTCGAAGAGCTGGAGCCGAACTATGTTAAACGGCTCGCAGAGGCGAAAGGTAAGAAGGTATGGTGTATCGGGCCGGTTTCACTGCATAACAGAAGTTTTCTAGATATGGCAGAGAGAGGAAAGAAGGCCGGGATCAATGGGCATGATTTATTGAAATGGTTAGATACGAAGGATCCGCGATCGGTGATCTTTGTTTGTTTGGGAAGTATGTCGAGTCTTAGCAACGAGCAGGTACTCGAGCTCGGGTTGGGATTGGAGTTATCAAGCATACCGTTTATTTGGTGTATAAGATCAACCACAGACGAGACGGACATATGGTTATCGGGATATGAAGAAAGGGTAAAAGATAGAGGCTTAATTGTTCGCGGTTGGGCGCCACAAGTCTTGATACTGTCCCACGAGGCGGTTGGTGGTTTTGTATCTCATTGTGGTTGGAACTCGACTCTTGAAGGGCTTTCAGCCGGGGTACCGATGGTTACATATCCACAATTTGCGGATCAGTTTTTAAATGAAAGACTTGTGGTAGATGTGTTGAAAACAGGAGTGAGCATTGGTATGGAGGTTCCTGTTGCTATTGGAGAGAAAGATAAGTTTGGAGCGTTGGTGAAGAAAGAGAACATCAAGACGGCGGTAGAAAGTGTAATGAACGACGAAGGGGAGGGAAAGGCGAGAAGAGAGAGAGCTAGAGAGTTTGGGGAAATGGCGAAGAAAGCAATGGCGGAAGGGGGTTCTTCGTATGTCAACACGACGTTGATGATGCAAGATGTTATTGAGGAATTAGCCAAGAACACAAAACCGATTCAAGATGTATTCTAGGCATTCTAATGTGTAGATGGACTGAATGTGACTAGGTCCATTTTAAGATTTTCAGGTGTGATTGTTTACAAATTTTTACTTTGAATGCAACCTTTGATTGAGTTCCAGCATAATTCGTCTCAATTAATATGTGCTCAGCTAAAACACATGAAACTGGCTACAATTCTCCATTCATTTATGCAAATGTGTAAAGAAATAAGTAAAATGATACAATATTAGTATATAAAGTCATCTGGACCAGCTGGCTTTTTTTGGTCATTACTATTCAATGGCTTTTGGCTTCTAACATTTGCAAGTTCAAGTAGATCTTGTATTAACAAAGTCAAGTTATGGTGAGAAGACCCTCCTTCTTCGATTGCTTTCTTCGCTACCATCCCGAGTGCTTTCACTTTCTTTCTTCTCTCATTTCCTTCTGATCCCGGGTCCATTACTTTTTCTATAGCTGTTTTGACCTGCTCGCTCTTCACGGTGACCCCTAATCTGTCTTCCTCGCCCCAATGTACCACACCGGGAGCACCAACACCCACACCAATTCCTAACACGTGAACAAGTAACTTCTCGTTCAAGAACTGGTCGGTAAACTGAGGCCATGTGATCATAGGGACACCAGCAGAAACCCCTTCCAAGACTGAATTCCAACCGCAGTGTGTCAAGAACCCTCCAACCGAAGGGTGCGATAAGATTAGGAGTTGCGGTGCCCAATCTCTGATTATGAGCCCTCTATCTTTTATTCTGTTTTCAAACCCGTTTTCTGATAACCACTTCTCAACCTCTTGAGCTTTGTCTCCAGCTTTAATCACCCATATGAATGGGGATTTAGATGCTTCCAGGGCTAACCCAAGCTCGATGAGTTGAGGAGGGGTGATCTGACTAATGCTACCGAAGCAGGCGTAGACCACTGATCCAGGTTCCTTGGAATCGAGCCATTTCAAGTAGAGTTGATCATCACTAGAAGTACTGTTACCCCTTAAGGATTTACCCGAATCGTTACTGTTCGACAGTGATAACGGTCCTATACACCAAACCTTACCCCTTTTTAACTTCTTAAATTCGTTAACATAGTCTTGCTCCAACTCCTCAAAACTGTTGATCACCATCCCATAAGCTCTCGACTCGGATTCTCTCATTCGTTCATGCCGTTCAGGCATTGTAAAACGACTAGGATTGAACTCAGTTGGCAGCTGAGCTCGAGTTATCTCAATCCGGTCAGGCAGCCCAGGGAGAACAAAAGGCTCCGACTCAGGGAAATCATTGAACACCTTGGACGCATAAAGATGATGAGTACACAACTGTTTGAAACAACTCATTCCATCAAATATGACCAAAGGAATCTTACACTTAGCCGCCGTATCACCCGTCCAGAGCAAATACTTATCAGATAACATACAACTCGGTCGAGGATTTAGCAATCAAAACATTGTTCGAGTCTTTGTTCTAACATATCAACTGCAGCTGTAAAGTTTGTAACTAAATGTAAACCAGGTAAAGCATCTAAACTTTCGCATCCTTCCGGTAGTCCATTTTCGGTGGCGGGAAACGGGAGTTCAAGGAAACGCACCGGGAGTCCGGACTTGATGTGTTGTTGGATAGTGGAACCGTATCGAATGGCGTTTAGAGGTGTGGTGACGATGGTGACCATAACATTCGGTCGCTGTGCGAACAATTTGGCCATGTCGATCATGGGGATGGTGTGGCCGGGAGCTAGATAGGGAATAAGGAGGATGTGAAGTTGGTTGACTGGTTCAGAAGCCATTGCTGAATTCTTGTGAATGGTGTGGATTTGGGAATTCTTCAAATTGATACTTCTAGATAAGCTGCTTGAATTTATTCCGGTACCTGCTTTTGAAGGAGTGCTCGGCAGCGAGAAGAAAGAGTTAGACTGTCGGTAGTGGGCCGTTCTTTTTCCAAAAAAAGCCACCAAGCCCAATAATGCCCACCCACCGCCCGGCGTGTTTGAcacctttttttttttctttttttagtaaactgccattttggtctctgtggtttggctagttttgccactttagtccaaatctcaaacttattacatctgggtccctgtggtttgcattttgttgccattttagtccaaaatccaaaaacccccTTTTTGACTGTTGAGAGCTgtctattttgtcctttagtgcaggggcattttggtcattttttaaattgaaaactgattattatttttttagctctctctctctctctcattaaAACCTATATtatcagctctctctctctctctctctctctctcattaaAACCGAAAACAAATAAtcagctctctctctcttctctctctctatagcaccaccaccaccgccacggcgccacctcctccctctctctctctagaaagaaACTCAGCAGCACACTGATTTGGGGAAGGAACTCCGATGACGGATCTGAGATTTGGGGAAGAAAGACGGTGGTGGCGTACGACGACGACGCTGCTGCCGGCGACTGGATCTGGGGAAGAAAGACGGTGGTGGCTTACCGGAGACAGCGGCGCTGCTGGAGACGGTGGTGGCTTACCGGAGACGGCGACTGGATCTTGGTAGTGACGGCCGGCGGCGGATGGTGGAGACGCAGTGGTGGATCTTAATGGTGGAGATGGTGGCGGATTTGACTCAGTTGCAGTAACTTGGTGAGGGTATTAAGAATATCAGGGGTTTCAAGTTTTGTTGCTAATTGATTTGATTTCTTTGATTGAGTAATCGATGTGTTGATTTACGTAATCGATATGTTGATTTGCGTGTTTAGTTTTACAATTTGACTGTGAATTAATGAGTGTTTTGTTGCTAATTGATTATGATTTGTTTGATTATTCGCCAAATTTTGAAGTTTTTCTTATTGATTGTTGATTccatatgttgataaatcagaGTGATGAccagagagagagaagagagagaggggTAGTCAGCGGTGAACATGATCAACCGGAATCAACAGTGGTAAATCAGGGGGTAGGGTGcgtagagagagagaagagagagagagagggaggaaggagcggtggtgatggtggtgctatatagagagagagagagagagctgattATTTTAATCTGGGTTTTATTGCTAAAAAAGTGAAATgtaaaaaatgaccaaaatgcccctgcactaaaggacaaaataggcagctctcaacagtcaaaaagggggctttttggattttggactaaaatggcaacaaaatacaaaccacagggacccagatgtaataagtttgagatttggactaaagtggcaaaactggccaaaccacaaggaccaaaatggcagtttactcttttttttttttgcgtgtTTTGAATCACGCGGTTGGGGCGAAATTTTGACCAATCAATCCGTTGCAACGGTAAAAAAGCAACGgctagttttatttatttattttttttcatttctcacctctgtgtatatatatatatatatatgaattacgctaaaataagaaccacctccagttgtaagaaccatgagaactacttgatccggggcgggttggaccaaatttttttttcataaacgtagatgcgtgtattataaacacattttaaaaaaaaattcaaaaaaaatgtcgtgtgtgtagttttgagcaccacaagtttgtgtttacgggtaccgtaaattttccggtaagatttacggtacccgtaaacacaaacttgtggtgctcaaaactacacacacgacattttctttttttgaattttttttacaaatgtgtttataatacacgcatctacgtttatgaaaaaaaattggtccacctcgccgcgtacggtgtagttctcacggttcttacaactcgaggtggttctcattttagcggtccccatatatatatatacatatatatatatatatatataggtagaggatcctgtaaaaagtgctcaaagtgtgagaagtgtattataacactatatataatactatataacaccatataaacaccgtataacaatatgtaacaccatataataccatataacactatgtaacactatatatcattatataacaaatataacactataggttgtctgatagcatgtctatgatagatgtatagtgttatatttgttatataatgatatatagtgttatatggtgttacatattgttatacggagtttatatggtgttatatagtattatatatatgttataatacacttctcacacttttcacactttaggccctttttgtaacgccctgctttttcatactttccataattagaaagctcgccttgtaatgctatttttggaaatcttgtattattgtagtcgtcttttcgttgtaaaatccgagacttggatcataaataaaatttgtatttctttaaattcaccatctacatattcatacatgttcatacgttcgaattcattgtacatcgaatccttatttgtaattcatacttatacgatacttattcacgatgcatgtccatgcttgtccttaaattgttgatacctaaaaacccctaataatatgcttatttatacaacggttaatcatctaatatgtgacatatacttgtcacttacaaacatgttacatacttgtacattacactttttacctagttaaatcatgttttatttcatatttcaccttgttacaagttaggggaaacattgttgcatattattacacaacttaattaacaaaattactcattataatgttttaaaaaaaataaaaaataaagaaatatggcagccccaattcaacaaaattcagccccatatagttgggttttgtgggctagtttcaaggtgtaaccccttctaaacacttataaagcccaacccattgaaaccctaatccttccccctataaatatcacttataaccagcctccctaccacttttgcaacactaaaaactctcaaaacatcctccaaaccgtagctgaaagcaagggttcgagcagattgacaccccttcacgaaaatgagcataactcactcaattcttatccgattcactcgattctttttcctactactttgtattgaccttatctacgtttccatgggtttttcacagtaaataagtccctagAACTCCGgaaaaaaggctccaaagtccactgattgtttttgttttcatgaaatccttgttatttcttaccaaacttgagtctatctcatctcaaacctatgtcctaatgcttacaacactttagtggttggttaggcttaaaaacaaggttgagacacttaaaaatcagaggattaaacctcataaacttggtgttttgtttagggtttttaacccacaagtcatgtcaaactttgtctttgatacatgagtgattatggaacaacttgggttgtccaaacatacaatcctcacatgatttgatgatttctcttagttagtgtgtatatttcttattctttattgtatgttcatgaccctccttggttgtttttatatcaagtgtagtggtgaacacatagagg of Helianthus annuus cultivar XRQ/B chromosome 1, HanXRQr2.0-SUNRISE, whole genome shotgun sequence contains these proteins:
- the LOC110866454 gene encoding UDP-glycosyltransferase 73E1-like codes for the protein MQQGHMIPMVDIARILAHRNGTVTIITTPVNATRFKPAIDRAIQAKLKIHVIELQLALAEVGLPEGCENFDMIPSVDLFVNICIISDNQFPWTTDIAHRFGIPRLVFHGPGCFTYLCLHIVMNTNVLNEISSDSDYFVLPGIPDRIELTKAQAGGWGKIREIEGMEDFFERMSMAEEGADGVVVNSFEELEPNYVKRLAEAKGKKVWCIGPVSLHNRSFLDMAERGKKAGINGHDLLKWLDTKDPRSVIFVCLGSMSSLSNEQVLELGLGLELSSIPFIWCIRSTTDETDIWLSGYEERVKDRGLIVRGWAPQVLILSHEAVGGFVSHCGWNSTLEGLSAGVPMVTYPQFADQFLNERLVVDVLKTGVSIGMEVPVAIGEKDKFGALVKKENIKTAVESVMNDEGEGKARRERAREFGEMAKKAMAEGGSSYVNTTLMMQDVIEELAKNTKPIQDVF